The genome window GCTCTTTGGGGCTTTTGCTGAGGTCAGTGGTTAGTCCCTGGCAGATGGTAGATTCTCGATCCTATTAGGAAAGAGTGTTGCAAGCCCTTCCCCTTGCAGGAGGAACCCCCCACAACAATTCTGAAAGTACCTGCCTCTGTCACCTCCCACACCAGCTCCGGAGCCTGAGGGGCAAGGCCCAGGAGGCCCAGAGCtgctggggagcaggggctggtgggggcggggcctctgCTGTTCCCTGTCTCCGCAGGCACAGGCTGAGCCTCCCTGCCGTGTCAGGAGGACCAGAAGCCCGCATCCTTGGATTCAGGCTTAACACGAAAAACCCGAGCCACTTGTGTGGCCCAGGAAAGGAAAATTCTACACCTCCAGGCTATCAGCCTCAATGctgaggaaaaagaaactgtCATGGACTATGTAGCACTGATTCTCACCACCCTCGGAAGGAGCTGGCAATACCGAGAGACGCTCTCGGCTGACACAGTTGGCGGGGGGTGctagtgggcagaggccagggctgATGCTAAGCATCCCTTGACGCACAGGACAGCCCCACAACAAAGACGTATCCAGCCCAAAGTGTCAACGGGGCCGAGACTGAGAAGCACTATCCCCAGGGCTTCGTATTTGTGTTCATATGTGTAGTGTCTCTGCTACTTGTACACCCAGAGCCGGGTGCGTAAGAGGAGCACGAATGGATAGAACAACTGATGTCACATCCTCAGCTGCGCTGAGAGATAATTCATAGAATAAACCTCAGACTCCTGGGGTGTCATCCTGTCTGTGCCAGGTCCAAGGACCCAGAACCAAAATCCAGCATTCAAAACCCCACAGTGTCCCCGCCACACCCGGGACATCAGGCCACCCTGTCTCACCAGTGAGCCTGGGGTCTGGGGAGGGGTCGCCCTAGCTGCTCACCTGCCTCCCAGCACATCTAGCAAGGGCCAGCAAGATGATGAAATGAGAACAGAAATGAATTGGCAGGCCCCATCCCCCCAGTGCTGTGGACACAGCATGTATTGTGGGGTACAGGGTGTGGCCCCTGGAGTCAACCAGGCCTGGGTCCCCATCGCAGCCTAGCTCTTCACCAGTCACATGGCCCTAAACTTGGGAATACCCTCctggtttctgttttctcaatCATAAACGGGGCTCATAACGATACCTTCCTTAAAGGGTTAATGTGAGGACTCTCAGAGGAAATCCACTGAAAGGGCTCGGCGCTGTGCTCATGGGTGGTGGTGAAAAACGACCACGGATTGTGACTATTCATCGCTCATTCCCAGTGTGAGCCCCAAGCCGAGCCTGGACGGGTCTGGGAAGGCTGCTGACTGCTCGTGCGCCCCTCTCACCAGCTTGGCTGTGTGCCAGCACTGGGTTGAGCCCCGGGGACCCAGGTGAATAGGGTGTGGTGCTGACCTCTGAGAGCAGCGTACAGGCTGCTGGGACTTTAGCCAGAGCCTGGAAGGACCACTATTTGGGATGAAGATGAGGCAAGCACAGGACCTAGGGCgcaaaatatttgaaaggaaacACTCACTGTGCCCTTGCATGAGTCTGAATATGAGCCCCTCCTGAAAATGCATAGCCTTGCCTCATCCTAATCCCAGCCCAGCTAAGGACCACATCCCGGGAGGAGGGCCTAAGGGCACGGAGGATGGTGAGATGGGTGCAGAGGCCACAGCAtctgaggcttcctggaggaggtgtcatGAGAGCTGCTGGCATGGGAGGATAAGGGAGAATTTTGAAGGGCAAGGCTGAGGGTCATATATTGCTAGGTGGGAACCTATGGGAGCAGAGACTGCCTTGGAGGAAAGCCTGGGCAAGTGTGAGTTGGGCAAATAGTTTATAAATTAAACACAACAGAACGTACATTATGATTTGAGTATTGGGGGTTTCTTTTGTCAGATGGCAGAGGTTCAACTTCCAATAGCTCTACAGCTGGGGTTTCCCTGGGGCCTCTGCAAACAGGACATGGGTCTTCTTGAGAGTTGCAGCCTGGGGGAGTGCAACAGAGCTGCCTGACACTCAGGGATCTCAGACTTTGGGTTGTTCCATCACAGCTATGAAGATTCCTAGTGAGAGGGCACCCAGGATCTGGGTGATGGTATGGGGGCTCAAAGGTGAGGAAGATGTTTCAGTCACAGGATGGTCAAGGAGGGTAGCAACAGAGGGCCAAATAAATGTCAGTACCATGGGATAAAGGCTGCAACAGGGAACTCCTAGGAGGGTGGACCGCCATACCCAATCACCCAAGAGTGGTTATAAAGGGCAGACATTGTTGGGTGGGAGACACAGTCTGTAACAATGAGAAGTGTTCTAAATTAGAACGGGGCTGGCTGGTTGGAAGGCCAACGACCCTTACTAGAATCCAGTTCTGTTGAACCAATAGTTATTGAGCGTTTGCTCAATGTCTTGGTCTGGAGTAAGAGAAGGAGTAGGATTTTGGAGGCTATTATGTTAAGGGTAAGGGTAAGAGAGTGCTGCTCTTAAGGGGCACAGGGATGAACAGGAAAGAGTATCCctgatgggtgggagggagggcagaCTAGTTTGGGGGGACAGCCTGAGCTAAGGTAAGACTGCCTGAAAGGATCAGGTGTGACCAGGAAGTGACAGGCAGACTGGATAGCTGGAACTCAGGGTTTAGGGGAGCCCTGTCCTTCCAGGCTGGGGACTTGGCCTTTATTTTCTGGGCAGCAAAAGATGCTTTGAGGACAAGCCATACATTCTGGTCACTAATATATTGGGTTGGtccaaaagttcattcagggtTTTCCGTAGGATGTTATGGACTTTGGGGCCAACCCAATAGAGAGACTAATTCAGAgtgtgaagcacaggctgggaacgcaagagagaaagaaacaggaagagtTGGTAGAAAGCTGGAGTCACCTTGTAGGAGAGAGGATGGAGGCCTGATGGACGGTGGCAGAGGCCAGGGAGAGAAGGATGTGGGCGACATTGATGGACAGACCGGAtgcaggggaaggggcaggggtggggttggAGATGACCCCCGGGTTCCCAGCGTCTGAGCTGGTCGAGGTCTCCAAGAAGCAAACCCAGGTTTGTAGAAGCAGGTGAGATGGTGGAGCTTGAAGGCTTTCTCCTGCCTGCAAGCGTCTAGCTCCAGGGCCAGCAGAGCTGGGCTCCAGGGGTAGCTCTGTGGGCCTCTCAGCAatgcccctgccccctccctcccgccctTGGCCCTCGCGAAGTCCCCAGctctccccttctttccttcctcccaggaCTCACAGAAATCCTCAGTACCCAGTCATGGCCCAAAGACGCCATCAGGCCAAAAGGTGAAGGCTCCACACCGTCCCCTGTCCTTGTCGTGGAAGCAGGACCGTGAGCAGACTCTGGCAGCAGCCTATGTGCCGGTGGTGGTGGACCCCAGAGGGCAGAATCCAGACAAGCTCAGGTTCAATTTCTACACCTCCCAGTACTCCAACTCCCTGAACCCCTTCTACACCTTGCAGAAGCCCACCTGTGGCTACCTATACCGCCGGGACACCGACCACACCCGCAAGCGCTTCGACGTGCCTCCCGCCAACCTGGTCTTGTGGCGCTCGTAGGCCTGTGCCAGTCAGAAGCCCCCGACCCTGCACCCTCACCCCCACGATGCTGGGTCCCCAAGGGGAAGGGCTGCTCCCTCCCGGAGGAGCAGAAAGTCCCCGGGCTAGGACGGCTGTGCCCTGCCCACTGTCAACAATGGCAAAGGGAGGTCTCGCTTTTCAGCAGCAATTaaagtttcttcttcctttccctggCATCTGAATGGGTGGCTATGGGTGGATAAACTGAGGCCACAGGGGTGCTGTAAGCAGGGTTACGGCCAGAGGTGCCTGAAGACTTGGAAGGACCTAATTCTCATCAGCTCACCCCAAGAGTAACCCCAACTCCCCTGCAGAGCCTGAGTCCCAAGCAAAGCCCATGCTGGCCACACCCTGCCTGTGGTCCCAGTTTGGCAACCTCTCCAATAATAAGAAAGAGCTACATCAATCGACCATGATCTGTGGTTGGAGCAACCATTGGGGAAGGGGGACGTCCTGCAGGGAGTGAACCTGATCTCCAGGGAGCCTCCTCTCTAGCTCCTAGTTTTACATAAAACTGCCTTTTCTGACTGGTAGTTTTTTTGGTGAGGGATGGACTTCCCATCTCAAGTCTCCCTTCTGGTCCAGCAGAGCTGATGCTGACGTTAGTTAGGCTCATGGGCCGAGGTTCACGGAGAAGGAGAGTAAAAGCACAGTGCGCTTGACTCCGAGCCGGAGTGAGTCCTTGGTCACTGCTGCCCAAGGCTGGATCCAATGGCCTGCTGGCGCCAGCTTCAACTGGCCTGTGAGAGCTGGCAGTGGGCAGCTCCCGACTCCACAATCAGTGACTTCACGCTGGTAGCTTGAAACCAGCACAGTGGAAGTATTTACACCCTGGAAACCAGCAAACATCTATAaaacaggatttctttttttccatagaGCCAGTAGTTAAATATTTACCAGCAGACAACTGAGTGATTCCAACTGGTTTCATTTCTAGGAATCATGTCTTATTGCAGATAGAATGGTGGATTCAGTGGTGCATACTTCTAGGGCACAGGAGACAAGGGGGCTGGTGTGGGATGAAGAGACAGGATGCTGGGGACCCAGACAAGCAACCAACGCACTGGCCAGATTTCCCTGGACGCCTTTCTCTGAAAAGAAGATGGCAAGCCAGAGAAAAAGGATGAGAGGGTGTCCTAAATATCACCTAACAGCAAAGGACCCAGGTTTTTCTATGTATTATATTTGAAGTAGGCTGTCTTTCAAATTAGAGGCTTTCCTTGAATGTCTAGTGATCCTTGGCTGGAAGCAGGCCATTTGGCATCTGTATCAAGTCTCTCCTTCCTGGTTGCCATTGTTCATGGAGCCAGTGTGGGAAGGAGCTGGGCAGGGGTCTCACTTTTCATAGGCAGACTTTACCATAACTTCCTGGTTTCCAGAGCAGCCCTTCTCTCCTCTCGAGCTGTCTCTCGAGGCTGGAGCTTGTCCAGTTCAAGTCTCAGAATAACCTTCCCCCAGGGCCAGGAGGAGAGAGATGACACCTTAAGATGTCCGTTCTGCTGCCTTGAGGAGGGCCTCTGGGGAACGAGTTGCTTCTGACACAAACTTCCCACCAGTACCCCTACTTCTGCCCCACCTGTCCTGCACCCCAGCCCCCACGGCACCTTCTGTGCCTATCTCCTGAGCTTCCAGAGTCCTGTGGTGggaatttaagattttatttatttttaatttatgtggctgcactgggtctcagttgctgCACCGGGGATCTCTGTcgcagcatgcgaactcttagtcgTGGCCGGTGGGATccggttccctgaccaaggattgaacccaggccgccTGCACTAGGAGCATGGactcttagctactggaccaccagggaagtcccctctcctGCTCTCTAGTACTCAGGTTTCAACTTTCCACACTCTGGTAAGGCACCACTCGCCCATCCGTTTCTCTCGTCCATAATTTTTATTAGAACCTGTCATCTGCTGTCTTCTTCCTCTTGGTCTCTCTGGATCTGCAGCTTTTAGAAATGAATTGCCATCTCAGTGTGCTTTTCAAAAGAGGCAGAGATAAATGCAAGTGTTCAGTCTACACACAACCCAAAGCTGTACCTCCCAACAACCATCCCACAGACACTGGGTGAACACCTAGCGCATGCTGGGCCCTTGGGCTACAAAGATGAACAAGAACCATCTCTGCTCCCCCAGACCCGACAGCCTCGAGGAGTGGGGCGGGGCCCGTATCTGCACGCTCTCAACTGACGCCTCCCCCTCGCTCCTGGAGAACGTCGCCCCCTAGAGGTTCACCTTGGTAAAGCAGCCTCCACCGACGCTTGCAGTACACCTTGACAGAAGCCAGCCAAGGTGCCAGGTCGGTCTGGGCGGGACAGTCTCTGGAGGCCCAGAACCTGTGTTCCGGGCTCTGTTGTGTTTCTGTGGAGGTGGCCAGTGGGCACACGGGCACGTTGGAGCGAGTCAGTCGGGACTGGGATTGCCACCCCTCCCATCCCTTCCGGGCATGGCTTCTGCCCCTACACCCCTGCCCGCCATGCTCCCGCTCCTTGGCATCATTCAGCCTCGTGGGTCCTCTCACTCTGGTGTGGCATCTGTCCTGGGAAGGACTCCTGCAGACAGCAGCCAGGGGAGGCCACGGTCCTCTCTCACGCGGCCACAGCATGAGCCGTCCCCTCAGACCCTCGGTACTCCTCCCACGGGTCCGTCTCTTCCTCCTCCCGCGGGTCCGTCTCTTCCTCCTCTCATGTATTCGTCTCTTCCTGGATGCCTCGCTATGGAACCCCGTCTCCCTGACTTGGCAT of Cervus canadensis isolate Bull #8, Minnesota chromosome 28, ASM1932006v1, whole genome shotgun sequence contains these proteins:
- the GUCA1ANB gene encoding putative uncharacterized protein GUCA1ANB — translated: MTPGFPASELVEVSKKQTQDSQKSSVPSHGPKTPSGQKVKAPHRPLSLSWKQDREQTLAAAYVPVVVDPRGQNPDKLRFNFYTSQYSNSLNPFYTLQKPTCGYLYRRDTDHTRKRFDVPPANLVLWRS